cgtgcggcGACGAgtgtactgttcacccgagagcacgtccttcacccggaatcacctaaatgacctgaaatgataaacaaattacttcaaaccaaaaatctaagttcataaatgaacttcttgggtcgaaaacatgtggtccatggagtttgagaaattttagacttaagtcgggatgatgaacatcggcttccgacttaagaaactcaaagcttccttcgggttttcttcgggtttttttctcttggttttgaagtgttgaagcttgctggatttggctatggagttgagagcttttcttgagggagaaagcttggagagagtgtgcaagaggagaagtcattagattaatcactttggggctatttataggcaaagctaatgggcaattaagcaaaagcaagcacacttaagcctcccattagcaaattttggtttgcctaatgaggatgaggataaatgtgagccaagtatccATTATGTGGAAGAGGcaaaagcattaatgagcattgatgaaggcttgagtgttgtcttcaaacttcttggatattttgaaacaagagtgtaagttggcttcttgcattgaagaagaagaaacttttagaataaagggtgactcatcttgggtagcccgtgggtcccacgacaaaagaggagaaaccggaaAAAAGCTCggatctcgattgatcgcgcattcgaggttcgtggtttgaattatcgatatacgcgaggaaacgggtttaaagagtccgagattggcattttccgtgagaaattgccaaatgtctgtatgaggctcggaagctggttttgctccttttaagcattcagagtgaggttacccacttctgacagcatatcttgtatctgcatcccacgtcggtcattttgacataaattgtcaaattacgcgGGCACTTTatccttaagccggtaatgcaaatatggagccggagatgtcctaggaggccgaaactggatttctcatattgctttctgagtttcttgggtgatccggagatcactgtgatctctgtttgccgagattgggcctctaaggatatgaaaagtgcatctgagacccttaaagcattgctcgaggggtctagatgagttgtgtgattcattccgacgattccacattgagccttgagaaggttagcattgtgtaaggtaagcatccggcgtcaagtttccccaaagaggacctccggatatggattttcactgaaaatggccttttgtgctcttcggaggttactcgggaaaccgtgaagggttttgctatctgttttgcccaattgcgaatgtccgctggagttttcaaggcaatgtagtatgaacttcgtttgccgtaattccatcagaccattctccggttatgctctttcgaagaggggtatgcccgttttgtcgctcggaagtcatttagagtgcttgtatggcttccaaaagacaatctgaagcattgctcgtgctctgtatgattgtggggcatggctgcatctgatatttggaattaacttttctccgagaaatcggcatttttggacttccactgaaaagttgtctgtatacagaaagttgttctgtatagagcagttGATTTGCGacatgcgtttgaagacacttttcatctgtttggcatcgatgtggatttttgaagtccaatgttggctatcttccgacggtcgagcgaactatcggaaattaggactgtccatgtggtacactggaaatgcctcttttggacgttgttgagctctctagccactatgttaccctttggtgactcCTGGaatccttctgtcatgtgtgcatgtcttctgctcaattttgccgacttgaggatgaatagtgatttctcgctctgTGGAGCCTTCTTCTGTGATAACGCTCAAGTCGTAGCATTGTTTGCTATTGATGGACATTGTTTGActtgtggaccaaaatggggtgctgacaccccCAAGGCAGCCCATGGTCGATTTTCACCACATGCGTCTTCTCTGTTTTTATCTATCTAGGATTGAGACGTGTCTGTTAAGCAACCCCTGTTCGTAATCtgataatcacgtaaacaTGGCAATTAATTCACGCCACTTGTCTGTTTTTATccattatatgtttttttatctgtttttgtctgttttgtgACGGTTcaagcccgaacccataggacAAGGttcacacggggtccaatacccCAACCATTGATCACGGGGTCTAATGCTCCCACACACTGAGTGCGCGtgacccgagtgcggaatggggtcTAATCTCAGGTCACCATTTCGACCTTGATAGTATCCAAGCGGATGATGACTCAGGTCGGGATACATGAAATAAGGTTAGAcaatcacccgggagctcgactgGTCTCACAGCTATCTCGAGGACCATTTGGTCATCCGGGGATTCGTTGGTTAGGTCGAACTCGACCCTCGACTCTTATGAGCCCGCATCGCATTAATTTCGGTTTCGatcttttcaaaaaagtcACGGTGCGcatgagtggaatattggccgaaTGTAAACCGATCGGGGTCCATTTGttgttatttaatatttatcatTTGAGAGTATATTGTGAagtatttatttgtacatttattcatgtaatgaTCATGATTGACAAGCGTAGAGTTTGAGAGTCGATCATTAtcacgaatttacggtgtcaaaacgagcgagatGAGGGAAGCCTAatcaagcagtaaataaattaaaaatggcaagccttagacaaattagagtaccgatagggcctgcgggatataggccccgcacataacagaacccccgagcTTGGAACCTTCGGTTttgcagaccatatgccttagcaaactaaGTGTATTCCTTACCCCTAGTCGCGGACAacttatcggccctcgacctccgggtcATAAATTGGTAGTGGCAACTCTTTCTCACACATGTCCGTTACATGTCCCACGAGAAGGTGAATACTCTCAAGCCGTGCGATCAGTGCACATGCATGCGGGTTccaacgagacgaaattcaggTCCGCACAGTGATGCGTCCCATGTTTTCCCGTTTATGTTGGCTCCAAAAGCTAGGACATCAAGCCTCTCAATGACCTCATCGAAACATCTCTCCAGTCTATCGAAGTGTCTATCCAATCGATTGAACCGTTGATGAACTTGTTGCCTCCATTCCCTTATTGCCATCCCTCGATCTCTCGACCTAGAGGTCTTAGTCCTATGACCGTCGTCGATAGAACCACTGCTTTACCAACTGACGCGGCGGGGTAAGCGTGATAAACAAGGATTATGCAATATTAATTGTTAAGACACCAAAAGGAGCCATGATCGACGAGAAAGCTCTCAAAACtatatcaaatcaattcatattcattcattcattgatATCCATAGGCCTGCAATgcattaaatataaaatcataatacgactaataaaagaaattaaaatcctAAAGATATCGATATGACTAACAAAAGGAAATAAACTAAAATAAGGAAACACAGTGATATTAGACTACATAGAAAGAATAATAGTAGGAAATCTTGACAATAAAAGGGAAATTTCTTTTAGGGTTCTAGAGACAGCATAGTCGGTGCCATGGCGCGAAAGTTCGGTGCTTAAGCGCTTTCTTTACTCGCTCGAGGCAGCTTAGTCGATGCCAAAGCACTGAATATTCGATGTAAACGCACCAAGCAAGATGGCCATTTTGTTGCTATTGCACAGTTATTGGTGCTGCTCGGTCGAGACTACTTTCTTTGCCTTTCAATGATGCCAACGTTCCATAAGCTTATCCATTTCTCTCTCAACACTATTAACATTCCAAAAAACGGGgacaagacatctcatctcaCCTTTTCAAATAATGAGAATCCTTATTCAATTAACCCAAAATATACCAACTTGAATTCGAGTTACTTGAATGGTAGATAAGTCATAGATTTCCCATGTCATAAATGCAAGTAGTATAGATAAACACCGTCTTTAATACGgatttaattttacaaattgaaaatataatcaACTTTGCGCATAGCGTGGGTAATCAAGTTTTGCATAATtataattgataattgatacttttacagatatatataattctaagcaaaatcaaatgatatttaatgaaatataattataaagtttggtaataaattaaatatgcgTAAATATTTTGCCTAGCTTGATATAATAACagaacataaatatataaaagaaaaaccatGAATAATAACGAAGAtggatatttttttaacttaatatGCACGTCAATGAGACAGAGTTGCAAATTTGAATGTGCATAGGGAGagtggagatgaggatgactGAATTTGAGTGAATAGAAAAGATGCAGAGTTGGTGTTTGAAATAACCTAATTAAATGGAATTTCTAACatctatgatttttttaaaaacaagaAACTTCTCTTTTCTTAAGAGAACTCTTgattttttgatattatacaaataatttttgaCAATTGAACAAATATACATGGAATCAAACATAAAGAACTTTCTCCTTTTTCCCCCGTACACCACCCCCCCTATAGGAGCGGTGCTCGTCGGTGACTGTTCGCAGCAGTGCTCGCTGGATCGTCCTTTAGGTCGTCTCTAGGCTGGCGTCTTGATCATCACAGAGGAACTTGTCTGTCGCCACCCATCCCCTACCCATTGCAATCTGTCCTTCATCGCCATCTCACAATGAGCCCACCGAACTGCAGCCTAAGCTTTTTCATGTCGCAGATCTGAGTCGGGGGCGGTGAAGAGGACACCAAGGGGGTTGTTGCGACCCCTTCTCTCTCCTATCTGCCCCGACAAAGGTGTTTTGTGCCGGTGATTTTTTTCTCCTCTCCTCTGGTGACCCGAGCTCTCTCCCTCTCAGGCGGGCCCTGTGGTGAAGAGCGGTGACGGTTGGCTTACTCGGGGTGGCGACAGAGCTTGAGAACGGATGAAAGTGGCTCCATCGACTAATCGCTGACTCAACTGGTCATTCCGACCCGACAGCTAGACCGACCCAAATTGAGGCCCCAACCCGACTGATGGTCCGACCCAACTGACATTGCAGACTCGACTGACATTCTCAACCCGATTTCCCTCCGACTCTCCTCTTCGGCCCTCCTTCTTACTCGATGGTGGCTTCTTGTCTACGGCAACTCCGCCCCTGTTCAGTTGTAGCATCCCCGTCCTCTACGATTATGATCATGACTTCAGCCATCTCACATGCCAGTTACTAGTTTGAACCGATCAAAAAGCTTGGATTCTTTGATTGGACCATTTGTCTCATTAGTTTGATTATCGCTGGACTGAACTAATCTAAGAATCCTTGATGCTTTGCTTGGGTTCTGTGATTTGACAATCTATTTGATTGGGTTAATTGTCACCGGTTTGAACTGATTTAAGAATTCTTGCCGCTTTGATTTGATTGTCTCGGGATTGCGTTGTTAACTGTGATCTATAAAGGGTTTATGCGCCGAGTACCGATTCAAGACCTCTCTTGCCTCTACTTCTCTATTATCACATGGTAGCACCTCTGTATGGATTGCATCTTGCTCCACTTTTCAGTATCGACTGAGTCCATATAGAGTTTAATTGTAAGAGATTGGAAACATATATACAGCAACTGAAAGATTTCTGCAACTATATTTATATGGccactttgtttttttttcctttatagtGATACGGGTGATCTGTTGTGTTTTTTACTCCTATAATCTTCTCTTGAACTTTTTATCCACAGTCATTTTTGTCATCAATGCACATTCGTTGATTTGCTGAGCCAAAAAATCAAACATAAAGAGGAATGACGTATCAtgtaacaaatatataaagcCATTTGAATATGTTTAGAGGTGCTCAGCTTCGGTTTGATGCGGTTTTTTGCTCAAACAATAATGAAATTATAACTATgaaaattgtaaattaataATGGTATCGAATCatatctttttaaataaaaataaaataaaaaattcgatttttcttttcaattcgGTCAATCCAGTAGCAAATGCTCTTCTGGGGTGTTGGCCCTAATATATTATGATCAACTTAATTCTCAAATTGCGTTATATCAAGACCAAATTTTTTTACTGAGAAGCTCACAAAGTGTTAACATGATGCATATCAAACTACAAAAGCACAACAAAATAATCTCTAACCTAATCTTCATATACCTTAAAAGTGAATAATCTTAGAACGTAGCATAATAAGTCAAATTCATAATCCATATCATAGCAAAATATATCAAGTCGATAATGTAGTCACACAAAAGGTATGTATCATGATAGGGGATGTAAAGACCCATGGCAAGGAAacctcaaatatatatatatatatatatatacacacaggTATATGTATATGGCTCAGCTTGGTTCGGTTTTTAGCTTTAAGAACTGAAAAGTTAAAAACcgaaaccaaaccaaaccgGAAAATTCCAAGAGAAATCTCACTGTAACCAAACCACAATCTTGAATTGATtcagtgcgtttggtttcagagttaaagtaactttgattttgattgtggaaaaaagacaaatgagatgtgattataaatttgacttgggaaacgtgttttttttattgtatagtgtattgagttaaagttaacgttaaaatttttgtaattttaactaaaaaaaCAAACTGGCCTTCAAATTGGATTTTTCAGCATTTCTGTTACCAAGGTATTTTTTGAGTAGCCCCGCATGCTGTTGAaccttaatttatcaaaaatgCTAAATCCATCTAACTAGTGTATCAAAATATTCttctaattcaaaattttactcatatttattgaattttcttaAATGTCGTGTAAATTACGACTTATGTGATTGTGGCGAAACTTTAATTTATAAGAGGACTTTTAGGTTGATTGTCAGAGGACATAGGAACACTCTAATTTATCTAATTTGATTATATTTTGATTGGCTGATCGATCTTATTGTGCATAGGAAAGCCGGGAAAGAGTGTCTTCAGCCGGACCACTTGTGCCCCAAAACCCCAAACAAAACCTCCCGACAGAAGACACGGGATCCCCAGAGATCTGGTTCGGAGCTCACCCATCGTCCGGTAGATGGCTCAGACAGGGACCAGATCTGCAGCAGCGGCGTCGGGCGGCGGTGGGGAGGAGGTGTCCCTCAAAGAAAAGGGCAATGAGTTCTTCAAAGCGGGGAACTACCTTAAAGCTGCCGCTCTCTACACTCAGGCGATTAAGCAGGATCCCAATAACGCCACCCTTTACAGGTTTCTTGCTGTCACCCAAGTTTTGAGCTTTTTCAGCTGACTCTCGTCCATGAATAATGGGTTCCTCTCAAAACATGATTGTTGGATTGAAGTGAATCTTTTTCCTTTCGCGGGTTTGATTTGAACTGTTCGTCTATTGTCACAGATGAGTTTGGCTGCTAGATCATCTGTTGTAACCTAAATTTGGTTCGAATGTTCTGTTTTCAATGAGTTTGTGCCTTAGAAAGTGAGTGAGATGTGGAAAAGAGTTGGCTTTTGTTCCTTTTATATGGCCTCTTAATATACTGAGCAGTGTAGGCTTCTTGCCCGAGCTCAGCTTCAATATATAGCGGTGGAGGAGTGAATTTCGATAGAGTTTTGGAGATGGGTTTACTCTAGTTTGGCAGAGTGATTCCTAGCTTTTTGTCATCATGCTTAGTGTAAACTGCAGAAATCATATGATAATGGTTCCTATACATTTTGTGCTTAAACATTGGCAAATACTATTGGTTAGGCCTTCTCAATGCTCCATAATGATACTTCCTACCTACAGATTTAATAAGcccaaaacttttttttttttgggataaggAGACACTTTTCTTGTTCTAACTCTTGTGGGTCTTCTAATTACTCATCATGCCATTACCATTCAATATGGATATAATCCGTCAACCTCTGCcatcttcaattcaatcaTCAGCTATGTTTTTATCTTGAAGAACATTTTTTTCCAAGTTTCAGCGTATGTTGTTAATGCAATAATCAGTGTGGGAGTGCATCAGAGTATGCTTGCATCTTAGTGGATAAGGAAAAAAGTCTGCAACTTGAAGTGTTTTCTTTGAAATGGTTTTTGCATATCATGTATTTTCTGGTTTTAAGTGTTGTTCCTTGTATTAACTATTTATCTTCTATCTCTGGAAAGCAACCGCGCTGCGGCATTCCTGCATTTGGTCAAGCTCAGTAAAGCTCTCACTGATGCTGAGACAGCAATCACATTGAACCCCCAGTGGGAGAAGGTATGGCTGAATGATCCATTGTTCCGCATATTTTACTGTTTGGTTTTGAATAACTGAGACAAATGTCTAGCTTTCAATTTCGTACTTCTTGTTCTTTACTAACAAAGGAAAATAAGGTGGGAACCTGTTCAATTGCACTTTACTACATTTTGAGCCAGGATGTGTTCTAAAGTGCGAGGCAATActtgttttctttatttttatcgTTTTTCAAAAAGAACTGAACAAGTAGAAAATATTCTTAGATATCTGCATAACCAAATAGGGAAGCATTTCTTTGTTAATAATCAACTACACAATTTCCTTTTATGTATTGAACAGGGCTACTTTAGGAAAGGATGTGTATTAGAGGCCATGGAAAGATATGATGAGGTGAGCCTATTACACCTTACTCTTATCCTTCTCTTGTTCAGCAAAAAATTTCTCTCTAGTTCAAAACTTCGAGGTAGAGCTCGTCCttttttattgattgattgacGTTGATAGGCGTTAGCTGCTTTCGAGATGTCTTTGCAATACAATCCGCAAAGTTCTGAAGTATCAAAGAAGATCAAGAGGGTTGGGCAACTAgcaagagaaaagaagcgagCCCAGGAAGTTGAGGATTTGAGATCCAATGTGCAGATGGCTAAGCACTTGGACCCATTCAAAACTGAATTGGTAGATATCTTCGTATTCTAGCTCTTCATTGTTGTTttgcatttaaaaaaaaaactaataatttaGTAGAGATCTTATTCTtatgataatattttgaaatgtggAGATTTATTACgtattgatttttaaaattgtttctCTGTCTTTTAAGTTGGGAAAATGTGGAGCTGAAGAAGGGTTTGAAGCCATTGTGTCATTTGTCGTTGAGACGATGGAGACAGCTGTTAAGTCATGGCATGAGACTTCCAAATTGGACCCTCGTGTCCATTTCCTTCTAGATTCAGAGAAGACGGATACTGAAAAATATGCTCCTGCTGTAAATATTGACAAGGTACTgttattttttcaatcatttATTTGCTTCTCTAGTCAAAttgtttttgaattttctttgaCATAGACAATCTCTCCACTTTATACTTTCTTGATAAAGCAAGTTTCTAGTTTTCCTTGCAATGAAGCAAAACTGAACATATCTTCAGAAAAAGGCAAATGtgaccttttttctttttatgccCTAAGCCCCTCTTTTGGATTACCTAGTCTAGTATAATGTGACCGCACTAACCTATTAAGAAAGGGATGAAGTTATGCTGTCATAATG
The sequence above is drawn from the Punica granatum isolate Tunisia-2019 chromosome 5, ASM765513v2, whole genome shotgun sequence genome and encodes:
- the LOC116208385 gene encoding RNA polymerase II-associated protein 3 codes for the protein MAQTGTRSAAAASGGGGEEVSLKEKGNEFFKAGNYLKAAALYTQAIKQDPNNATLYSNRAAAFLHLVKLSKALTDAETAITLNPQWEKGYFRKGCVLEAMERYDEALAAFEMSLQYNPQSSEVSKKIKRVGQLAREKKRAQEVEDLRSNVQMAKHLDPFKTELLGKCGAEEGFEAIVSFVVETMETAVKSWHETSKLDPRVHFLLDSEKTDTEKYAPAVNIDKAFESPDMHSSCFTFLRQYAEDSFSKAACLVTPKSTISYPQVWKGQGSRKWKHGQHDGFFVQFESPFLRKLWFIPSSTEKGKSLCREPVVLDIDIHGLLPRLFKE